One segment of Gemmatimonadaceae bacterium DNA contains the following:
- a CDS encoding RNA polymerase sigma factor: protein MRTSATERELVAAAQRGDQSAFAGLVALHQRKAYAIARAIVYVHEDAEDAVQEAFLRAYQALGKFRPEEPFGAWLSRIVANAALDITRRKKIRKADELSEFMPDRFSDPGESEELRRRLSSALGGLGDRPRAVIVLHDVEGFTHVEIARMLGIPEGTARSDLHHARRQLRKVLVDLREG, encoded by the coding sequence GTGCGTACATCTGCTACCGAGCGCGAGCTTGTCGCCGCGGCCCAACGGGGCGATCAGAGTGCGTTCGCCGGACTGGTGGCGCTGCATCAGCGGAAGGCGTATGCGATCGCGCGAGCGATCGTGTACGTGCACGAGGACGCGGAGGACGCCGTGCAGGAGGCGTTTCTCAGGGCGTATCAGGCCCTGGGGAAGTTCAGGCCGGAGGAGCCGTTCGGAGCGTGGCTCAGCAGGATCGTCGCGAACGCCGCGCTGGACATAACGCGGCGGAAGAAGATCAGGAAGGCGGACGAGCTGTCGGAGTTCATGCCCGACCGGTTCAGTGATCCTGGCGAGAGCGAGGAGTTGCGGCGAAGATTGTCGAGCGCGTTGGGCGGGCTGGGAGACCGGCCGAGGGCCGTAATCGTCCTGCATGACGTGGAGGGCTTCACGCACGTGGAGATCGCGCGGATGCTGGGGATACCGGAAGGAACCGCGCGGTCGGATCTGCACCACGCGCGGCGGCAGCTGCGAAAGGTACTGGTCGACTTGAGGGAGGGGTGA
- a CDS encoding CsbD family protein, producing MKDLNQRGIENQTEGTAKEIKGNIRKHVGDAFDNESEQLKGSAEELEGKVQKKFGKAERKLDPDNR from the coding sequence ATGAAGGACCTCAACCAGCGCGGCATCGAGAATCAGACCGAAGGCACGGCGAAGGAGATCAAGGGCAACATACGCAAGCACGTGGGCGACGCGTTCGACAACGAGAGCGAGCAGCTGAAGGGCTCCGCCGAGGAGCTCGAGGGGAAGGTGCAGAAGAAGTTCGGGAAGGCCGAGCGCAAGCTCGATCCGGATAACCGCTGA
- a CDS encoding KUP/HAK/KT family potassium transporter — protein sequence MTEPPQETPPGEHPKATESATNLESPPAHVEPHPTGKRLAVLTLLAIGVVYGDIGTSPLYALRECFKP from the coding sequence ATGACTGAACCGCCGCAGGAGACGCCGCCGGGCGAACACCCGAAAGCCACGGAATCGGCGACGAATCTCGAAAGCCCGCCGGCGCACGTCGAGCCGCATCCCACCGGAAAGAGACTCGCCGTGCTGACGCTGCTCGCCATCGGCGTGGTGTACGGCGACATCGGCACGAGCCCGCTGTACGCCCTGCGCGAGTGCTTCAAGCCGGA